AACCGCCGCTCAAAGCGCCGGTGGCAGTGGCCAACGAGCCGGCCAGATTGTACCAGGCGAACGTGTGGGTGCGGCGCTCATCGGCCACAAGTTGGGTCAGGGCGGCCTGTTCGACCGACAAGAACGGGCCGATCTCGTTGCCGCTGGGGCTGATGACGCCGATGATGGCCGCAGCCATGAGGATGGCAGGCTGCCGGGTCAGGATGAACACGACCCCGGCCACGATCATCAGCGCCGCGCCCACCAGCAGGGTGCGGCGTCGGCCGGCGCGGTCAGCGGAAGTCGTCAGCCAGAGCGAGATGCCGGCGTCGCCGAGCAGGGTGAAGGTGAAGAGCAGACCGACGTCGCGGCTACTGAACCCTACCTCGACCAGATAGAGGGCCAGGATAACTGAGAGAAAGCCGTAGCAGAACAAGCGCACGGCGCGGCTGCCGAACAGCAGGGCGATGTCAGCCCTTGAAGGCGCCATCGGGCTTCCCTTGCCGCACCATCTCGCGGCAATAGGCATAGAGCGCATCGTACACGATCCACTCGGCGGCGTTGATGGCGTGGTCGTCGGCATAGCCCAGATGCCGGAAACCTTCGGCGATGGCCTCGAGGCCCGGTCCCTCCGGCTGGTTCCACAGCGTGTTGTCGGTGTCGGCGCCGTTGACGATCTTGCCCAATAGCATCAGGGCCGGGTCGCCGGTCAGATTGTACTTTTTGAGGATGGCCTCGAACGAGCATTCCAGGCCGTGATGTCCCAGTTCGACGCCGGGCACATCATAAGGGATGGCGCCCAGTCGCTTGGCTTCGGCCATCACCTCCTCGGCGGAGACGAAAAAGAACTCAGCTTCGCTGTCCACGAAGTGTTTGATCAGCCAGGGGCAGGCCACGCGGTCGACTTTTACGCGGGC
The sequence above is drawn from the Caldilineales bacterium genome and encodes:
- a CDS encoding chromate resistance protein, which produces MMWITRARVKVDRVACPWLIKHFVDSEAEFFFVSAEEVMAEAKRLGAIPYDVPGVELGHHGLECSFEAILKKYNLTGDPALMLLGKIVNGADTDNTLWNQPEGPGLEAIAEGFRHLGYADDHAINAAEWIVYDALYAYCREMVRQGKPDGAFKG